A region of Neovison vison isolate M4711 chromosome 7, ASM_NN_V1, whole genome shotgun sequence DNA encodes the following proteins:
- the PTS gene encoding 6-pyruvoyl tetrahydrobiopterin synthase, with amino-acid sequence MSMAGAGEGRHPRARVSRLVSFSATHRLHSKSLSNEENLKLFGKCNNPNGHGHNYKVVVTVHGEIDPVTGMVMNLTDLKEYMEEAIMKPLDHKNLDLDVPYFADVVSTTENVAKYIWENLQKFLPLGVLYKVKVYETDNNTVVYKGE; translated from the exons ATGAGCATGGCGGGCGCCGGCGAGGGCAGGCACCCACGGGCGCGAGTGTCCCGCCTCGTCTCCTTCAGCGCGACCCACCGACTCCACAG caaATCTCTGAGTAATGAAGAAAATTTGAAGCTGTTTGGGAAATGCAACAATCCAAATGGCCATGGGCACAATTATAAAG TTGTGGTGACAGTGCATGGAGAG ATTGATCCTGTTACAGGAATGGTTATGAATTTGACCGACCTCAAAGAGTATATGGAG GAGGCAATTATGAAGCCCCTCGATCATAAGAATCTGGATCTGGATGTGCCATACTTTGCAGATGTTGTAAG cACGACAGAAAATGTGGCTAAATATATCTGGGAAAACCTCCAGAAATTTCTTCCTCTGGGAGTTCTTTATAAAGTAAAAGTGTATGAAACTGACAATAATACCGTTGTCTATAAAGGAGAATAG